In Sardina pilchardus chromosome 8, fSarPil1.1, whole genome shotgun sequence, a genomic segment contains:
- the psat1 gene encoding phosphoserine aminotransferase, with protein sequence MENKQIINFGAGPAKLPKSVLLQAQKELTNYNGIGISVLEMSHRSADFTKIINTTENLLRELLKIPDNYKVLFLQGGGSGQFSAVPLNLIGLKEERRADYIVTGTWSAKAAKEAEKYGKVNVVHPKLDSYTKVPDSSSWAVDPEASYLYYCCNETVHGVEFNFTPDPKGPVLVSDMSSNFLSRPVDVSKFGLIYAGAQKNVGCAGVTVVIVREDLLGKALKECPIVLDYQVQAGNNSLYNTPPCFSIYIMGLVLDWIKNNGGTEAMECLNKQKSSLIYDIISTSNGFYSCPVDPDCRSRMNVPFRVGSSQGDEALEKKFLDGAAKLGMISLKGHRSVGGIRASLYNAVTVEDAQALANYMTRFLQEHQSR encoded by the exons atggaaaacaaacaaattatcAACTTTGGAGCTGGACCTGCAAAGTTACCAAAATCT GTTTTGCTTCAAGCTCAGAAGGAGTTAACAAACTACAATGGTATTGGCATCAGTGTCCTTG AGATGAGCCACAGATCTGCAGATTTCACCAAGATCATCAACACCACTGAAAACCTGCTGAGGGAGCTTCT CAAGATCCCAGACAACTACAAAGTGCTTTTTTTGCAAGGGGGCGGGTCTGGCCAGTTCAGTGCCGTCCCTCTTAACCTGATTGGTCTGAAGGAGGAGAGGCGGGCTGATTACATAGTGACAGGAACCTGGTCGGCCAAAGCTGCCAAAGAAGCTGAGAAATATGGCAAGGTCAACGTGGTGCACCCCAAGCTTGACTCTTACACTA AGGTCCCAGACAGCAGCAGCTGGGCGGTGGACCCCGAGGCCTCCTACCTGTACTACTGCTGCAATGAGACGGTGCAcggcgtggagttcaacttcaCCCCGGATCCCAAGGGGCCAGTGCTGGTCAGCGATATGTCCTCCAACTTCCTGTCCCGTCCCGTGGACGTGTCCAAG ttTGGGTTGATCTATGCTGGTGCACAGAAGAATGTGGGGTGTGCAGGAGTTACGGTGGTGATTGTGCGTGAGGATCTTCTGGGGAAGGCTCTAAAGGAGTGTCCTATCGTCCTGGACTACCAGGTGCAGGCTGGGAACAACTCTCTCTACAATACCCCACCCTGCTTCAG TATCTACATCATGGGCCTGGTTCTGGACTGGATCAAGAACAACGGTGGAACGGAAGCCATGGAATGTCTCAACAAGCAGAAGTCCTCCCTCATCTATGACATCATTAGTACCTCCAATGGCTTCTACTC GTGCCCTGTGGATCCAGACTGTCGCAGTCGGATGAATGTGCCGTTCCGTGTGGGTAGCAGCCAGGGCGATGAGGCTTTGGAGAAGAAGTTCCTTGATGGAGCTGCAAAGCTTGGCATGATCTCTCTTAAGGGACACAG GTCAGTTGGAGGCATTCGGGCATCCTTGTATAATGCTGTGACTGTGGAGGATGCACAGGCTCTTGCCAACTACATGACTCGCTTCCTTCAGGAACACCAGTCAAGATAG
- the rasef gene encoding ras and EF-hand domain-containing protein, giving the protein MPFQTHKPQMEHDNQHDRLLSLFRAYDTDNSGLIEKDEFLQICAELNVRSTETDAIFAKLDTDRDGTINLQEFLRGFQRVSDFLTDETMESDDIYSPAWEDFQTRLADQAKYIPKKEQAAILYQNISLMEPRMVTQYERVVINFTREIKLQNTEMEHLALAVKRAHDQAAMQLSEMEEEMDQRIHAAERNTSTQEVRRAEAALNELKNQYEAQVYELQQKILKMQVAEDQNRTSSLKDEASALKKKNTELTLENQRLKQEVLESHTNIAFLHSELDTLKSDLTDHSINSERDEALMQCFSEERGNLERQIEMLQSANRKLHDTNDTLRSALENSIKENKTQQQTGLSPGDNTDQRRSFCSPYVNRCCQGQCPDEAFDPLQLSDYLRRPSCDALALALCDPMRMRRRSCEVDSLAESCLDSGRSTLRGSYGYDSEQEGYKHGPPLGHNTDSLAGDTSDTETADLRESDSESVLYWKPPEAEKVEKVEKVEKVEKMEEKTEAAPAPGRKCLSAIFSEPEIELERSQQPTDRAYRVVLAGDAAVGKSSFLMRLCKNEFTENTKATLGVDFQMKTLVVDGEPTVLQLWDTAGQERFRSIAKSYFRRADGVLLLYDVTCERSFLNVREWVDMIEDVSQDDIPIMLVGNKCDLRPEAIQDGITCIPTSYGEKLAMTYSALFCETSAKDGSNIIEAVLHLAREVTKHTHQQKNISTVTPLTGHHNKKSNFNCCV; this is encoded by the exons ATGCCTTTTCAGACTCATAAACCACAAATGGAGCATGACAACCAACACGACCGGCTTCTCTCGCTTTTTCGTGCGTATGACACTGACAATTCCGGACTCATTGAAAAAGATGAGTTTTTACAAATATGCGCCGAACTTAATGTCAGGTCCACGGAGACCGACGCGATATTCGCTAAGCTCGACACTGATCGGGACGGTACAATCAACTTGCAAGAGTTCCTGCGTGGATTTCAACGGGTGTCAGATTTCCTGACCGATGAGACTATGGAGAGTGATGATATCTATTCTCCCGCCTGGGAGGACTTTCAAACACGACTGGCAGACCAGGCCAAGTATATTCCCAA GAAAGAGCAGGCTGCCATCCTTTACCAGAACATCAGTCTGATGGAGCCTCGCATGGTCACGCAATATGAGAGGGTCGTCATCAACTTCACCAGAGAGATCAAACTCCAGAACACAGAGATGGAGCACCTGGCTCTGGCTGTCAAaag AGCTCATGACCAGGCTGCAATGCAGCTgagtgagatggaggaggagatggaccaGCGCATCCATGCAGCAGAGCGCAACACAAgtactcag gaggtgaggagagcagAGGCTGCACTGAATGAACTTAAGAACCAGTATGAGGCACAGGTGTATGAGCTACAGCAGAAGATTCTCAAGATGCAGGTG GCTGAGGATCAGAACAGGACCAGCAGTCTGAAAGATGAGGCTTCAGCActaaagaagaaaaacactgagCTGACTTTG gAGAATCAGCGACTGAAGCAGGAGGTGCTGGAGTCTCACACCAACATTGCCTTCCTGCATAGTGAGCTGGACACCCTCAAGAGTGACTTAACTGACCACAGCATCAACTCTGAGAG GGATGAGGCTCTCATGCAGTGTTTCTCAGAGGAAAGGGGAAACTTAGAGAGACAGATCGAGATGCTGCA GTCAGCTAACAGGAAACTGCATGATACCAATGACACCTTGAGGTCTGCACTGGAAAACAGTATAAAGGAGAACAAAACACAG CAGCAAACAGGCCTCTCTCCAGGTGACAACACTGACCAACGCAGGAGCTTCTGTTCGCCATATGTCAACAG GTGCTGCCAGGGTCAGTGTCCAGATGAGGCCTTTGACCCGCTGCAGCTGAGCGACTACCTGCGCAGACCGAGCTGCGATGCGCTGGCCCTGGCGCTGTGCGACCCCATGCGCATGCGCAGGCGCAGCTGCGAGGTGGACAGCCTGGCCGAGAGCTGCCTGGACAGCGGCCGCTCCACCCTGCGCGGCTCCTACGGCTACGACTCGGAGCAGGAGGGATACAAACACGGCCCGCCACTCGGCCACAACACGGACAGCCTCGCAGGAGACACGTCTGATACAGAG ACTGCTGATTTGAGAGAGTCAGACAGTGAGTCTGTGCTGTACTGGAAGCCTCCGGAGGCAGAGAAGGTGGAGAAGGTGGAGAAGGTGGAGAaggtggagaagatggaggagaagacagaGGCGGCCCCAGCACCTGGCAGGAAGTGTCTGTCAGCCATCTTCTCCGAG CCTGAGATAGAGCTTGAAAGGAGTCAGCAGCCCACTGACCGAGCCTATAGGGTTGTCCTAGCTGGAGACGCTGCTGTTGGCAAGTCCAGCTTCCTGATGCGCCTGTGCAAGAATGAGTTCACCGAGAACACCAAAGCTACTCTGG GGGTGGATTTCCAGATGAAGACCTTGGTTGTAGATGGTGAGCCAACAGTATTGCAGCTATGGGACACAGCTGGACaggagag GTTCAGGAGCATTGCTAAGTCATACTTCAGAAGAGCGGATGGAGTTCTCCTGCTGTATGATGTTACATGTGAGAGGAGCTTTCTGAATGTGCGGGAATGGGTTGACATGATTGAG GATGTGTCTCAGGATGACATTCCCATCATGCTTGTGGGGAATAAGTGTGACCTGCGGCCGGAGGCAATCCAGGATGGCATCACCTGCATCCCCACCAGTTATGGAGAGAAGCTGGCCATG ACCTACAGTGCCCTGTTCTGTGAGACAAGTGCCAAGGATGGCTCTAACATCATCGAGGCTGTTCTTCATTTAGCCAG AGAGGTGACCAAACATACTCACCAGCAGAAGAACATCTCAACTGTGACCCCGCTCACTGGCCACCACAACAAGAAGTCTAACTTTAACTGCTGTGTTTGA